Genomic DNA from Pistricoccus aurantiacus:
GAGGCGCTGCAAGGCGCCTTCATCCAGTGGATGAAGGAGACCGAAGCACACGCGCAACGTCAGGTCATTGCCGTGGATGGCAAAACCCTGCGCAGTTCCTGTCGCCCCGGGAATCGGCAATCGGCCATTCCTATGGTCAGCGCTTTCGCGACGACCAATGGTGTGGTGATGGGCCAATGGAAGACCGATGAAAAATCCAATGAAATCACTGCCATCCCTGAGCTGTTGTCCTTACTGGACCTCCAGGACAGCCTGGTGACGCTGGACGCAATGGGCTGTCAGCAGACGATCGCGCAGACCATACTCGACCAAAAGGGCGACTACCTGCTGGCCGTCAAGTGAACTGGACCCCGAAATTTGGACAGGTGCCTAAGCTCTGATTCATCATCTCCCTCAGGAGGAGAATCATGAGCAAGAAACGCCAACAGTACAGCGCTTCATTCAAGTCCAAGGTTGCCCTGGCCGCTCTCAAGGGTGACCAGACCACTTCCGAGATCGCCGCCCGTTTCCAGATCCATCCGACCATGGTCAGCACCTGGAAACGCGAGCTGCTGGAAAATGCCCCTGACCTCTTCGAAGGCAAGAAGAAGGCTGGCAAGCCGTCCAACGAGCCCAACACCGATGAACTCTATCGCGAGATCGGCCGGTTGACGGTGGAACGCGATTTTTTATCGCGCAAGCTCGATCAGTAAGTCGTCGACGCCGGTTGGCGATGATCGAGCGCGACCACCCTGATATCAGCATGACGCGCCAATGTGAATTGCTCAAATTGAGCCGCTCATCGGTGTACTACCGTCCTCGGCAACAGCGTCAGAAGGATTTGAATCTCATGTATCTACTTGATCAGCAACATCTGGAAACGCCGTATTACGGGTCTCGCAAAATGCGGGCGTTCCTGCAGCGCCAGGGCTATCAGGTAAACCGCAAGCGAGTCCAGCGACTGATGCGCACCATGGGCCTGCAGGCGGTATACCCGCGTCCGAGAACCAGCATTCCCGGCGAGGGGCACAAGGTTTATCCCTACCTGCTCAAAGGGCGCCGGATCGACCGGCCCAACCAGGTGTGGGCCGCCGATATCACGTATGCGCCGCTGGCCCGGGGCTTCATGTACCTGGTGGCCATCATGGACTGGCACACTCGCAAGGTGCTGTCCTGGCGCGTCTCGAACACCCTGGACGCTGACTTCTGCGTTGATGCTCTGGAGGAGGCCCTGCAACGTCATGGAACGCCGGAAATCTTCAACACGGATCAGGGTGTCCAGTTCACCAGTGAAGCCTTCACCGATGTTCTCAAGCATCATGGCATCCGGATCAGCATGGACGGCAAGGGCTGCTACCATGACAATATCTTCGTGGAACGCCTCTGGCGCAGTGTCAAACATGAGTGCATCTACCTCACCGCCTTCGAGGATGGGCGACACTTGAGACAGGCGCTTAACCGGTACTTCCGGCACTACAATCAGGAGCGGTTCCATCAGAGCCATGATTATCAAACACCCGACGAGGTGTATTACCAGCCATCCGTGACCCTGGCAGCTTGAGCCGGGTAAACAAAGAGGTCAGAGCTTAGTAACACCTTCAAGCTGTCCAGCTGATGGGGTCCACCTCAAAGGGCAACCAGAAGGCGTTACAGCAGGTTGTTCGCATCGCTTTCGACCCGAGCGGCGAACCTGGTCATCGTCAGATTGAAAACGGTCACGGCCGCCAGGAATACCGTGAGTATCGTGACCTCGCCGCCAGCGAGGTTCCCGAACTCCCGGACTGGCCCGGCCTGAAAACGATGGGTATGGCCTTGCGTTACCGTCGTAACCAGGCGGGTCAGGAAGCGCTGCAATACCGCTACTCTGAAGTACAGGTTCATTCGCCGCATCATTTGCGATGGTCTTAATTACGGTGGATCGATTAGTATCGGCGCAAGGGTACAGGTCGCCATGTTGGTCGCCAGGGGTTGGACTTCATCGGTAAGCGTCCGCTTTTAACGACGCCTTTCCTCAAGAACTTCCTGTTCCCGCAAGAACTCGATCACTAGATTGAGATAACCCTCCCAATCCGGCGGACAATCGTTATGCTCGCAGTCCCAGGCCAGGAATTCGGCATCGGCCGTCTCCGCCAATCGCCGGCCATGCCGGAACGGAATCATCCGGTCCTGCCGACCGTGTGCCAGCAACACCGGCCCCTCATAGACTCGCAGCGCCGTTTCGTTGTCGAAGTGATCGCGCACCAGCCATCCCGGCACCGCGTAGGAACGTGCCATGGCCGGCACACTGATGAACGTGGATTGGAGCACGATCGCAGCCAGTTGACGACGATGCGACAATGCCGCGATCGCTCCGCCGCCTAACGACCGCCCCATGCCGACAATGCGCCCAGCACTCACATCCGAGCGCGCCGCCAACCAGTCATAGGCGTCGATAAATACCGCCGTCAAATTCGCCTGCGTGGGCGTCCCGGTGGACCGCCCGTAACCGGGATACTCAACCAGCAGCACATGCAATCCGGCTTCGCGCAACGAACCGAACTGCTCAGCCAGCTCGTCAATGAACTCGCCATTGCCATGAGCAAAGATAATCGCCGGCGCGGCGCCTGTTTCCGGCGGCGGTGTCGCGGGCAGCAGCCAAGCCTCCGCACGCACGTCAACCACATCGAACCAGACCGTCTCGGAACCACTTGGCGGCTCGGGCCTACCAGTCGGATACATACCAGTGCCGGGAAACAGCATTGCCCGCTGCTGGGAATAAAGCAGCGCCAGCCACGCCCCATACGCAAGCAGCGCGATCGCGAGTATCCACACTAGCATCCGAATCAAATCAACTCCTCGTCCAAGTGTCAGGATCCATTAGATGTAAGGCCCCGGATGATCGATTAGAGGTATTTCGTATCCGAGGCTGCCCGGCGCCTGATACAGGAAGCAGGCGTAGAGGAACGGCAGCGGCACCGATAGCGCCAATACTTAAACACAAAAAAAACCAGGACCCGCCTAAGCGAGTCCTGGTGTGCGAAACCTTTCTAATCTAGAGCGATCAGAGCGGCTTGATGTTCGCGGCTTGGAGGCCTTTCTTGCCCTGGGTGACGTCAAAGGAAACTTCTTGACCGTCTTGCAGGGACTTGAAACCCTCTGCCTGAATTTCGGAGAAGTGGGCGAACAGATCATCACCGCCGTCGGCGGGAGAAATGAAGCCAAAACCTTTGGTGTCGTTGAACCACTTGACTGTGCCAGTTGCCATTTTCGAGATCCTTACGCATTGAGCGCTTATTTACGATTGCCGGGCGTTACCCGAGATGCAGTGAGTAAAACAAGGGAGATATTCACCAGGCTACCGAATGATTCGATTACAACTGACGATATGCTACTTCTTGCTAACTAACTGTGCGCACCTTGCCATGTTGATGAGGTAGGGTCAACGCCTTTGTGAGAAAGAACCAGAAAAATCCGCCCCGACGTGGCGGAGCGGATGAGAGGAGCAAAAAAGCCGAAGTCGCGCTCAGCGCTTGATCATGCGGTAGATCACTAGCAGCACGATGGCGCCCAGCACCGCGATCACGAAACTGCCGAAGTTGAAACCGGTGACTTCGCCGAAGCCCAGCGCGGTGCCGATCCAGCCGCCGACGAAGGCGCCGACGATACCGATGATGATGGTGACGATAAAGCCGCCCGGGTCTTTGCCGGGCATGATGAGTTTGGCGATGATGCCGGCGATCAGGCCGAATACTATCCAGGCGAGAATTCCCATGGTGTCTCCTTACGGTTGGGTTGCGTGACTCAGCATGGCTCGATTGAGTTCGTTTTCGCAAGTATCCAGAGGATGGCGAATATTTCCGCACCGGCCACCGAACCGTTACACTGATGGAATAACCCTTGAGTACGCCGGGACGCCGACGATGCATTGCCCCTTTTGCGGTACTTACGAAACCAAGGTAACGGATTCGCGCCTGGTGGCGGACGGTGATCAGGTACGTCGCCGCCGCCAGTGCCTGTCCTGCGGCGAGCGCTTCACGACTTACGAGACCGCGGAGCTGATCATGCCGCGGGTCATCAAGGGCGATGGTTCTCGAGAGCCCTTCGACGAGGCCAAGCTGCGCGCCGGCATGCTGCGCGCCTTGGAAAAGCGTCCAGTCAGCGTCGAATCCATCGAGGCGGCGGTGGAGCGCATCCGTCAGCGGCTGCGGGCGCGAGGGGAGCGGGAGGTCGAGGCGATTGCCATCGGTGAGGAGGTCATGCAGGCGCTCAAGCGTCTGGATCAGGTGGCTTATATCCGTTTCGCCTCCGTGTATCGGCGTTTTCAGGATCTCGACGAGTTTCGTGCGGAGATCGATCGGCTTGCCCAGGAACCCAGTTTTGCGCCTGGCGACGACCATGAGAACGATCCATGAATTCTCCTGCTATGTGGATGGCCCGCGCCCTGCGTCTGGCCTACCGAGGCCTCTACACCACCGATCCCAATCCCCGGGTGGGCTGTGTTCTTGTCAAGCAGGACCGGCTCGTGGGAGAGGGCTATCACAAGCGTGCCGGCGAGCCTCATGCGGAGATCAACGCGCTGCGTCAGGCGGGCGATAACGCCCGGGGCGCTACCGCCTACGTCACCCTTGAACCCTGCGCGCATCACGGTCGTACCGGGCCTTGTGCCCAGGCGTTGATCGATGCGGGTGTCACGGAAGTCGTTGCCGCCATGCAGGATCCCAACTCGCAGGTGGCGGGCAAGGGGTTCGCCCAGCTTGAGACAGCTGGAATCATGGTAGGTTGGGGGTTGCTGGAAGAAGAAGCTCGAGCGCTCAATCCGGGCTTCATTTCCCGTATGAGTCGGGGGCGGCCCTACGTTCGCCTGAAGATGGCCATGAGTCTGGATGGCCGTACCGCCATGAGTTCCGGAGAATCCCAGTGGATCACCGGTCCGGCGGCGCGTACCCAGGTGCAGCGACTGCGAGCGCGCTCCAGCGCGGTGGTCAGCGGTATCGATTCGATCATCTTCGACGATTCCCGATTGACGGTGCGGGCAGAGCAGCTGCAGCTCAACGACGCGGAATCCATCGCATCCCGTCAGCCGCTGCGGGTGATACTCGACTCTCACTTGCGTATGCCCCTGGCCGCTGCCTGCCTGCGAGAGCCGGGACGTACCTTGGTGATGACCTGTCAGCAAGATGATGATCGTCGCCAGTCCTTGATCGAAGCCGGTGCCGACGTCGTTGTGCTGCCCGCTGGTAAAGATGGCCGTGTCGGCTTGGTCGCTCTGATGGAATACCTGGCCAGCGAGGAGCAGATCAACGAGGTGCTGCTGGAAACCGGCGCGACCCTGGCCGGGGCGATGCTGGATGAGGAGTTGGTGGATGAGATGCAGCTGTTTCTGGCGCCGACGTTATTGGGTGGTGAGGCCCGACCGCTATTCGCTCTGCCGGGGCTGGAAACCATGGCCCAGAGGCGCGGGCTGGAGATCATCGATATTCGCGCGGTGGGGAATGACTGGCGAATCACTGCGCGACCGAAGCCCGCTGGCGCTTCCCGCCGCGCCTAGGCTATCTATGGCGCCCGACGCCGCGCCTAGGTAAGCTAAGCGCCACTTATGGCTATACCTATTCAGTTATTCGGAGAACCCATGGCGCTTTCTTCCAATGATTCCGCGAGCCGGGAGCCGACGTCCGGAGAAGAGTCGCCTTCATCCGGTCAACTGGCGCGCATCGAGGCGCTGGTAGAGGACATTCGCCAAGGCAAGATGGTGATCCTGATGGATGACGAGGATCGCGAGAACGAAGGCGATATCATCATGGCCGCGGAAAAGGTCGAGGCCGCGCATATCAATTTCATGGCTCGCCATGCTCGTGGGCTAATCTGTCTGCCGATGACCCGGGAACGCTGCGAGCGGCTGCGGCTGCCCCTGATGGTGCGGGATAACGGCTCCGGTTTTGGTACCAAGTTCACCCTGTCCATCGAGGCGGCGGAAGGCGTCACCACGGGGATTTCCGCCGCGGATCGCGCCCGTACCGTGCGGGCTGCGGTAGCTCGGGGCGCCAAGCCGGAAGACATCGTTCAGCCCGGGCATATCTTCCCCTTGATGGCGGAGCCCGGCGGCGTGTTGCGCCGGGCCGGGCACACCGAGGCCGCCTGCGATCTGGCGGCCATGGCCGGTCTCGATCCCAGCGGCGTGATCTGTGAGATCATGAACGAGGACGGCAGCATGGCACGCCGTCCGGAATTGGAACGCTTCGCCGCGGAGCACGGTCTGAAGATGGGCACCATCGCCGATCTGATCCATTACCGCATCCACAATGAACAAACCGTTACTCTTCTGGAAGAGATTCCGGTTACCACTGCTCAGGGCGAACTGACACTGAACGTGTTCCGCGACAGCATCCAAGGCATGCACCATCTGGCGTTGGTCAAGGGCGAACCGAGTCCGGACGTTGTAACCACGGTGCGGGTGCATCTGGTGGATACCCTGCGCGATGTTCTGGGATTGGTAAAAGAAGGTGGGCAGAGCTGGCGCGCTCAGGAGGCATTGGCGGAGATAGCCAAGGTGGAGTGTGGCGTATTCGTGCTGCTTGATGCAGCGCAGCCGGCGCAAGATCTGAAAGATCAACTGGAACTGTTTCTCGAGCGTAAGCGCGCGCCGCGCTCCAGCGCCTCGGATGGTGCCGGCAACTATCTGACCATTGGTACCGGTTCGCAGATACTGCGACAGCTTGGCGTTGGAAAAATGCGCCTTTTGAGCTCGCCCTGGAAGTTCTCGGCCCTATCCGGTTTCGATCTGGAAGTGGTGGAACAGCTAGCCCCTTGAGAGAATTACACGATTTTAATAAGTCATACGACTCGTTTGTTAAGCTTTGCGAGTCGTTACGAATCAGCAGGATAGTAGAACATGCAACCGATTTCCCAGCTCGAAGGCAGTTTCGTCGATGTGGACGGCCACTACGTCATCGTGGTCGCCCGCTTCAATCATCATGTGGTGGATAGCCTGGTAGAAGGTGCTGTGGATAGCCTGGTGCGCCACGGCGTGGATGCGGCGAACATCGATATCGTTCACGTACCCGGCGCTTGGGAGCTGCCGCTGGCGGTCAAGCGTGCCTTGAAGGTAGTCCGGCCGGACGCGGTGATCGCCCTGGGGGCAGTGATTCGTGGCGGAACGCCGCATTTCGAATACGTTGCCGGCGGCTGTAACGCGGCCTTGGGCAATCTCCAACTGGAGTTCGATACGCCCATCGCCAACGGCGTACTGACGGTCAACTCTATTGAGCAGGCTATCGAACGTGCCGGCACCAAGGCCGGCAACAAAGGAACGGATGCGGCCATGGCCGCCATGGAAATGGTCTCGTTGTTGAAAGGCTTCGAGGAAAAAGAACCGCGCGACCAGGCGAATCAGAGCGAGCGTGGGGCATGAGCCGGGATCAAGAACCCGTCTCGGCGAAGCCACGGCGCAAGCCCTCGCGGAATCAGCTGGCTCGTCACGCGGCTCGGGAGCTGGCGGTGCAGGCGCTTTATCAATGGCAGATGACCGGCAAGTCCGCCAGCGCCATCGAGGCGGAGTTTCGTACCCAGGTAGCGGACGAGGATCTCGAGGATCACGAGAACTGGCGCAAGGTCATGGAGATCGCCGATATGGCGCTATTTCACGCCTTGCTGAACGGTGTAGTCAGGGAGCGCGAAGCGCTGGATGGCGCCATCGCGCCGCTGCTCGATCGGCGTCTCGTTGATCTGGACCGCATCGAGCTGGCCATTCTGCGCCTGGGCGCCTTCGAACTCATGAAAAGCCTCGAGGTGCCTTATCGCACCGTCATCAACGAAGGCGTCGAGCTTGCCAAATCCTTCGGCGCCACGGACGGTCACAAGTACGTCAACGGCATTCTCGACAAGCTGGCGCGCCGCCTGCGTTCTACCGAGATCAGCGCGCGCCGCTGAGCGCCGTACTGTCTATTCTTATGTCCAGTTCCGCTTCCAAAAGGCCCAATCCTCGACGCCCCGGCGAATTCGAGCTGATCGCCCGCCACTTCACTCGCAAGCCCCGCCACCCAGGCGTGGTGGTGGGTGTAGGAGACGATTGCACGCTGTTGTCCCCCACCCCGGGCTATCAGCTGGCGGTCAGCGTCGATACCTCCGTGGCGGGGGTGCACTTTCCCCTAGACGCTCCCGCCCAGGCCATCGGCCATCGGGTGCTGGCGGTCAGCTTGAGCGATCTGGCCGCGGTGGGCGCCCGGCCTCGCTGGTGTCTGATGTCCCTGACCCTGAGCGATGCGAACGACGACTGGCTTGCCGCCTTCGCTAGAGGATTCGACGCGCTTTGCCGGCGAAGCCAGGTGGATCTGGTAGGCGGCGATGTCACCAAGGGCCAGCTTGCGGTCGGGGTGACCGTGCATGGAGAAGTGCCTCCCGGCGAAGCGCTGTTGCGCAGCGGCGCCCGGGCCGGCGACGCGCTGTTCGTCACCGGCTGCCTGGGCGGCGGTCAGGGCGGGCTCAAGGCCTGGCAGGCCGGAGAGCGGGACCTTGCGCACCCCTTGCTGGCGGCCTATCTGCTTCCGGAACCCAGGCTTGCCGCAGGGCAGGCGCTGCGCGGCCTGGCCAGCGCCGCCATCGATATCTCCGATGGGCTGCTCGCGGATCTGGGGCATATCTGCCATGCCTCGCAACTCGGCGCGGAGCTGGATGAAGCCGCGCTGCCGCTGTGCGAGGGGCTGGTGGAATGCCTAGGCGAAAAGGACGCCATGAGAGCGGCGTTGACCGGTGGCGATGAGTACGAACTGCTGGTCAGCCTGCCCAAAGCTGCCCAAAAGGAAGCACGGGAGCGCTTATCCGTGCTGGGCCTGTCGCTGACTCATATCGGCGTTTTGTCGTCCCGGCCCGGGATACGCGGCGTCAGCGCTTCCCATGCGCCGGGCTGGCAGCATTTCGGCACGGATCAGTCCGGGGAGGCTTCATGAATCGCGCGCCTCCCACGACCTGGCGTCGGCCGACTCACTTCCTGGCCTTTGGCCTGGGCAGCGGTGCGGCACCCTGGGCGCCGGGTACCTTCGGCACCCTGGCGGCGATTCCCTTCTACTGGCTGATGACCGATCTGCCTCTGGGCTGGTATCTGGGTATCGTGGTGCTGGCATTTTTCCTGGGTGTCTGGCTGTGCGAGCGCACCTCCCAGGATCTGGGTGTCCACGATCATTCCGGCATCGTCTGGGATGAGTTTGTCGGCTACTGGATCACCATGGCTGCGGTACCGTTTTCCTGGCCGGCAGCGCTCTGGGGGTTCGTGATATTTCGTATCTTCGATGTCTTCAAACCCTGGCCGGTACGCTGGGCGGATCGGCGCGTGACCGGTGGATTCGGCATCATGATCGATGATGTGCTCGCGGGCATCTATGCCTGGAGCACGATTCACCTGTGGCTCTGGCTGCATTGATATACGTCCATACGAAAAAAACGACATCGTCATGGTCAATACGACGATGAAAATAAAGGAGACGACATGGGCAAGAAAGGTTGGATCTTGGGGGCGGTAATTCTAGTGGGAGGCAGTTATCTGGTTGGGCAGGCGGTGTCGAGCCATATATTCGAACGAGAATTCGATCAGGCGATCGACAGCTTGAATACCCGCAGCGATCTGCGTATCGAGCGCCGGGATGTCGAGCCCGGCTGGTTTTCCTCCAGTGGAATGCTGCGAATCACGCCCCTTGCACGGAACGACTGGCGTGCCACTTTTCCCTATCGCGCCAACCATAGCGTATTTTTCACCTCGATCGAGGGCGAGTTCGAGCTGGATTTCAAAGAGCCCCAGGATCAAGAGGAGGGCGGCCAGACGATTCGGCTGACGGAACTGCTCGGCGCGGATCCGATCGCTTGGCAAGCGGATTATCATACGTTAACCGGGAAAACGAAGGGCAAACTACTGCTCGAAGAATTCTCCAATCAGACCAGCGCGGGCTTTATCGAGGGCAAGGGCGCGACGATCACCTTGAATGGAAATCAAGACGACATGATGCTGGAGGGCGCCATTGCCCCCTGGAGTTTCAGCGACAAGGCGACGATTCTCGAACTGGCGGAAATCACCTTTGCCTCCAATTACCGTCAGGAGAACGAGGGGAAAGAAACGTTCACCCAAGGGCATCTGGCGCTGGAAGGCGCTCAACTGCAGCAGCCTGGCGGGCCGGAGGTCGAGATCGACGAGCTGCGCTATGAGGGAACCGCCGAGCTTGGCGCCGAGAATCTGGAGCTGTCTTCTCGTCTTTATCTCAGCGAGATGCGGGTAGACGGTCAGCTCGCGCTCGCGGGAGATATCGATTTCAGTCTGACCCATATCGATGCCGCCGCCTATCGGGACTTCGAATCCGCGTTGCGTCAGGAACTCGATCTCTATGGTCGCCGTCATTCCCAGGCCTCGACGGATGAAGCCTTTTTGAGTGACCGGGACATGAAGGCGATCCTCGAGCGTCTCGAGCCTCAACTCCTGGCAATGCTGGCAAACTCGCCGCGCTTGACCCTGGAAAAGCTCAACGTCACCAGTCCGCTGCTGGATATTCGCAGTCAACTGTCCGGCGAGCTGCGTTTCACGGCGGAAAACAGCCAGGCGCTTTCTCCCGCCGAGCTGCCGTCTCTCGAGGAACTGCGGCGCTGGCAGCGTCATTTGAACGGCCAGTTCCTGTGGCAAGGCGTCCCCGCACTGATGGCGCTTCAGCTGGGGTTATCCCTGGATAACGAAACGATAGAAATTACCATCGACGATGGCCGCGTCTCCCTGGACGGTCAACCGCTGCCGCCGCTGCTTTGATATTTCCCTGAGCGAGTGGCGGGTCACCCGTCTCGCCGTTGGCTTGAAGTTCGGCTTCCTCGCCCGCATTCCCTGTTGCAGACGGTCAAAAGGCCTGGATGGTCACAAGGCCCTTAACGAACAGGAAGGAAGATGAACGAACGCGACGATCCTCAGGACGACCATTTCGACTATAGCGACAGCCTCAAGGGTGAAAGCTCCCACAACGAAATCTATCAGCACGGCGAAGACGACAAGCCCGAACAGGGGCGTTCCATGGTGCCCACTCGGGAATACCTGCCGGAGCGTATCTATCTGCTGCCGATCCACAACCGACCTTTCTTTCCCGCCCAGGTGCAGCCACTGGTGATTCATCGCCCGCGCTGGGAGGATACCATCGAGCGGGTCGGCAATACGCCGCATCATACCGTGGGTCTGGCCTTCGTCGGTGATGCGGAAATCGACGAGCTGGAATCCAGCCACTTCCCCGAGATCGGTACCGCGGTGCGCATGCACAAGGTGCAAGGGGAAGACGACAAGATCCAGTTCATCGCCCAAGGGCTGCAGCGCTTCAGGATCCAGCGCTGGCTTTCCAGGAAGCCTCCCTATCTGGTGGAGGTCAGCTATCCCAAGGAGCCGGTCAAGGCGGATGAGGATGAAACCCGCGCCTACGCCATGGCGCTGATCAACGGCATCAAGAATCTGCTGCCGATCAATCCGCTTTACGGGGAGGAGCTCAAGCATTATCTCAATCGCTTCAGCCCCCACGAGCCCGGCCCGCTTTCCGACTTCGCCGCGGCGATCACCTCCGCCAAGGGACCGGAGCTGCAGGACGTGCTCGAGACCCTGCCGATCATGGCGCGCATGCAGAAGGTACTGCCGCTGCTGCACAAGGAGATCGAGGTCGCTCAGCTGCAGAACGAGATCAGCGAGCAGGTCAATGCCCAGATGCAGGACCGCCAGCGGGAATTCTTCCTGCGCGAACAGCTCAAGGTGATCCAGCGGGAGCTGGGCATCTCCAAGGACGATCGGGAAAACGACGTGGATACCTTTCGGGCGCGGCTGGAAGGGCTGACCGTGCCGGAGCGGGTGATGTCGCGCATCGACGAGGAACTGGACAAGCTCTCGGTGCTGGAAACCGGTTCCCCGGAATACGGCACCACCCGCAACTACCTGGACTGGTTGACCGCGCTGCCCTGGGGCGTCACCAGCGACGATCAGCTCGATCTGCCTCGAGCGCGCAAGGTGCTGGATCGGGATCACGACGGCCTGGAGGAGGTCAAGGACCGCATCATCGAGTTCCTCGCGGAAGGTGCTTTCAAGGGCGACGTGGGCGGCTCGATCCTGCTGCTGGTAGGCCCGCCCGGGGTCGGCAAGACCTCCGTGGGCCGCTCCATCGCCGAGGCTCTGGGTCGCAAGTTCTACCGCTTCTCCGTGGGCGGCATGCGCGACGAGGCGGAAATAAAGGGGCACAGGCGCACCTATATCGGCGCCATGCCCGGCAAGATGGTCCAGGCCATCAAGGAGGTCGAGGTCGAGAATCCGGTGATCATGCTCGACGAGATCGACAAGATGGGTCAGTCCTTTCAGGGCGATCCTGCCTCGGCGCTGCTCGAGGTACTCGACCCGGAACAGAACGTGGACTTCCTCGATCACTATCTGGATGTGCGTCTGGATCTGTCCAAGGTGCTGTTCGTTTGTACCGCCAACACCCTGGACAGCATTCCCCGTGCGCTGCTGGATCGCATGGAACAGATCCGACTTTCCGGCTATATCGCCGAGGAAAAATATGCCATTGCCAAGCATCATCTGTGGCCGAAGCTGCTGAAGCGAGCCAATATTCCCAAGAAGCGCATCAATCTGACCAGCGGAGCGCTCAAGCAGGTGATCGAGGGTTATGCCCGGGAAGCCGGGGTGCGTCAGCTGGAGAAACAGCTGCATCGCATCGTGCGCAAGGCGGCGGTCAAGCTTTTGGAAAGCGATCAGGAAAGCGTCAAGATCACCGTCGGCAATCTGGAAGAATTCCTCGGCGCCCCGCTGTTTCGCAAGGAGGAAGTGCTGCAGGGCGTCGGCGTGGTCACTGGGCTGGCCTGGACCTCCATGGGCGGCGCCACGCTTCCTATCGAAGCCAACAAGGTGCACGCCCTGGATCGCGGCTTCAAGCTCACCGGCAAGCTCGGCGACGTGATGCAGGAATCCGCCAATATCGCCTACAGCTATACCTTAGGGCATTTGGGGGAGTACGGTGCGGACGCGGATTTCTTCAACGAGGCCTTCGTGCACCTGCATGTGCCGGAAGGTGCCACCCCCAAGGACGGCCCCTCCGCCGGTATCAGCATGACCACGGCGCTGATTTCCCTGGCCAGGAATCAAGCCATCGACCGGCCCCTGGCGATGACCGGCGAG
This window encodes:
- the nusB gene encoding transcription antitermination factor NusB, whose product is MSRDQEPVSAKPRRKPSRNQLARHAARELAVQALYQWQMTGKSASAIEAEFRTQVADEDLEDHENWRKVMEIADMALFHALLNGVVREREALDGAIAPLLDRRLVDLDRIELAILRLGAFELMKSLEVPYRTVINEGVELAKSFGATDGHKYVNGILDKLARRLRSTEISARR
- the thiL gene encoding thiamine-phosphate kinase — its product is MSSSASKRPNPRRPGEFELIARHFTRKPRHPGVVVGVGDDCTLLSPTPGYQLAVSVDTSVAGVHFPLDAPAQAIGHRVLAVSLSDLAAVGARPRWCLMSLTLSDANDDWLAAFARGFDALCRRSQVDLVGGDVTKGQLAVGVTVHGEVPPGEALLRSGARAGDALFVTGCLGGGQGGLKAWQAGERDLAHPLLAAYLLPEPRLAAGQALRGLASAAIDISDGLLADLGHICHASQLGAELDEAALPLCEGLVECLGEKDAMRAALTGGDEYELLVSLPKAAQKEARERLSVLGLSLTHIGVLSSRPGIRGVSASHAPGWQHFGTDQSGEAS
- a CDS encoding phosphatidylglycerophosphatase A family protein is translated as MNRAPPTTWRRPTHFLAFGLGSGAAPWAPGTFGTLAAIPFYWLMTDLPLGWYLGIVVLAFFLGVWLCERTSQDLGVHDHSGIVWDEFVGYWITMAAVPFSWPAALWGFVIFRIFDVFKPWPVRWADRRVTGGFGIMIDDVLAGIYAWSTIHLWLWLH
- a CDS encoding DUF945 family protein — translated: MGKKGWILGAVILVGGSYLVGQAVSSHIFEREFDQAIDSLNTRSDLRIERRDVEPGWFSSSGMLRITPLARNDWRATFPYRANHSVFFTSIEGEFELDFKEPQDQEEGGQTIRLTELLGADPIAWQADYHTLTGKTKGKLLLEEFSNQTSAGFIEGKGATITLNGNQDDMMLEGAIAPWSFSDKATILELAEITFASNYRQENEGKETFTQGHLALEGAQLQQPGGPEVEIDELRYEGTAELGAENLELSSRLYLSEMRVDGQLALAGDIDFSLTHIDAAAYRDFESALRQELDLYGRRHSQASTDEAFLSDRDMKAILERLEPQLLAMLANSPRLTLEKLNVTSPLLDIRSQLSGELRFTAENSQALSPAELPSLEELRRWQRHLNGQFLWQGVPALMALQLGLSLDNETIEITIDDGRVSLDGQPLPPLL
- the lon gene encoding endopeptidase La, coding for MNERDDPQDDHFDYSDSLKGESSHNEIYQHGEDDKPEQGRSMVPTREYLPERIYLLPIHNRPFFPAQVQPLVIHRPRWEDTIERVGNTPHHTVGLAFVGDAEIDELESSHFPEIGTAVRMHKVQGEDDKIQFIAQGLQRFRIQRWLSRKPPYLVEVSYPKEPVKADEDETRAYAMALINGIKNLLPINPLYGEELKHYLNRFSPHEPGPLSDFAAAITSAKGPELQDVLETLPIMARMQKVLPLLHKEIEVAQLQNEISEQVNAQMQDRQREFFLREQLKVIQRELGISKDDRENDVDTFRARLEGLTVPERVMSRIDEELDKLSVLETGSPEYGTTRNYLDWLTALPWGVTSDDQLDLPRARKVLDRDHDGLEEVKDRIIEFLAEGAFKGDVGGSILLLVGPPGVGKTSVGRSIAEALGRKFYRFSVGGMRDEAEIKGHRRTYIGAMPGKMVQAIKEVEVENPVIMLDEIDKMGQSFQGDPASALLEVLDPEQNVDFLDHYLDVRLDLSKVLFVCTANTLDSIPRALLDRMEQIRLSGYIAEEKYAIAKHHLWPKLLKRANIPKKRINLTSGALKQVIEGYAREAGVRQLEKQLHRIVRKAAVKLLESDQESVKITVGNLEEFLGAPLFRKEEVLQGVGVVTGLAWTSMGGATLPIEANKVHALDRGFKLTGKLGDVMQESANIAYSYTLGHLGEYGADADFFNEAFVHLHVPEGATPKDGPSAGISMTTALISLARNQAIDRPLAMTGELTLTGQVLPIGGVREKIIAARRSGIFEVILPEANKRDYEELPDFLKKGMTVHFAKRYQDVAKVVFG